The nucleotide window aggCGCGTGTTCTAAGAAGACACCTCGTAAGCGCTGATGAGCGAGGCGCCACTTCGCCCACTCCTATGGGACAGTCACCTGCTGGATCTGGAGTCAATATGGGAGGTACGCCGACAAGGGCCGAGTTTGAAGATGTTTCTGGGGAGAGCGGAGTTAATGGATATGGAAGCATTGATGCCCACCCTAGGGATGATTCTGATCAGTTTCCTATCCCTTATGACGCGCCCGGTGGAGATGTTACGTAGGTGCTttacttttttttccatACAACCAATCATTGATCATACTCTTAGACATGACCTTTACAAATGGCAACACGACCACCGCACACGCCCTGTCCGCTCCGCTTCTTTCTCGCACGTACCAGTCGACCGCGAAACCATTCTTGATCCACACTTGGCGCGTATCAAAGAGCCCGGAGGTTTCCGACGTAGCTTCTTGGCGAACCGTGCGCATGAGCAGGGATTGGAGGCGCCTACTATGGTCAGGAATGTCGTGGACTTCTTGTACCTGTATGGCCATTTTGTATGTCCTTGCCATTCCAAACAAATGAAGGACAAGCTGACTTTTTTGATAGGCGGGTGAAGATTTgaatgaagatgaagacgtactggaagaagacgaagaagctgctgctTATGCCCGTCGACAATTCCCTGTTGAGGGCGAAGAAGCCGAACAAATCGCTCGAAGAGAGAGGGCACCATTGCTGGGTTCGACCAGGAGATCGATGAGTAGGCATCGTAGGACAAAGTCTGGGCATAATCAGGGAACAGCTAGTATCACTCAGGCTGTACTCATGGTGGGTCAATTTTCTATTCTCCAAGAACTTATGAATAGTGCTGACGTCCTTGAAGCTTTTAAAAGGTTTTGTTGGTACCGGTATCTTGTTCATGGGCAAAGCCTTTTTCAATGGTGGTATCCTTTTCTCGTCCATCGTCATGCTTGCTATTGCCGGTATCTCCCTCTGGTCATTCTTGCTTCTTGTTCAAGCGTACATGAAGGTCCCTGGATCATTCGGTGATATCGGTGGAGAGTTGTACGGTAATAACATGAGACTGATCATTTTGACTTCGATCACTGTATCTCAAATCGGTTTTGTAGCTGGTGAATTCCCATGCTTTTTTGATCGAAGGCCTTTAATAACAGTTTCCCTTAGCTTACTCCATTTTCATTGCTGAGAACCTCCAGGCGTTCATAATGGCGGTTAGCAACTGTCGAACTTTTATCCCTGTTAAATATCTCATTTTCGCCCAACTTATCGTCTTCATGCCACTTTCTATGATCAGAAACTTGGCCAAGCTTTCGGGTACTGCTTTGATCGCCGATGCATTTATCCTCATTGGTAGTAAGTTTATCTGCCTGAGTTCCAAGCGAGACAAAGCTGATGGTAAGTAGTTATTTACATTGGGGGTAATGAGATCTCGGTTCTGTCCAAGAATGGGATTGCGGATGTTGCGCTTTTCAACAAGCAAAGCTTCCCTCTGTTGATTGGTACAGCTGTGTTTGCATTCGAGGGTATTGGCCTGTACGTTTCACCCCCGATGATCATTCAGTCCCAATTAACAGTCATTGCAGTGTCATCCCCATCACCGAATCCATGCGTGAACCTCAAAAATTCCCCCGTGTCTTGTCAGGTGTCATGTTTTGTGTTGCAATCCTCTTTGCTGGTGCTGGTGTCATGTCCTACGCTACATATGGAAGTGACATCCAGACTGTCGTCATTGTCAACTTGCCTCAAGATGACAAATTTGTTCAAGCCGTTCAGTTCTTGTGTATGTCTGCCCATTTTTTTAGTCTCACCAATCATGGTACTAACTTGTTCCATAGATTCTGTTGCCATCCTCCTCTCGTCCCCCCTT belongs to Cryptococcus gattii WM276 chromosome I, complete sequence and includes:
- a CDS encoding Vacuolar amino acid transporter 3, putative (Similar to TIGR gene model, INSD accession AAW43218.1); this encodes MPPKQPPEKSSSPSMSGAEPSNNDNGNAVKPRSISVSRNSPSVTASGTPPVPNIPSRASMSSAGVARSLGGSFRPASLVTGTENSKSRRQSVSKEKVIPKDSSDNLIGNKTVPQTQTTSSALTAALGSSPRPQGLSRQGSSSLSRPSVSRGDSDISTVRNGAASASAPKDRDKAGESSFSNLADVPDEEKARVLRRHLVSADERGATSPTPMGQSPAGSGVNMGGTPTRAEFEDVSGESGVNGYGSIDAHPRDDSDQFPIPYDAPGGDVTHDLYKWQHDHRTRPVRSASFSHVPVDRETILDPHLARIKEPGGFRRSFLANRAHEQGLEAPTMVRNVVDFLYLYGHFAGEDLNEDEDVLEEDEEAAAYARRQFPVEGEEAEQIARRERAPLLGSTRRSMSRHRRTKSGHNQGTASITQAVLMLLKGFVGTGILFMGKAFFNGGILFSSIVMLAIAGISLWSFLLLVQAYMKVPGSFGDIGGELYGNNMRLIILTSITVSQIGFVAAYSIFIAENLQAFIMAVSNCRTFIPVKYLIFAQLIVFMPLSMIRNLAKLSGTALIADAFILIGIIYIGGNEISVLSKNGIADVALFNKQSFPLLIGTAVFAFEGIGLVIPITESMREPQKFPRVLSGVMFCVAILFAGAGVMSYATYGSDIQTVVIVNLPQDDKFVQAVQFLYSVAILLSSPLQLFPAVRIMENGLFSKSGKHNPSVKWQKNVFRACIVIFCSLLSWAGSSELDKFVALIGSFACIPLCFIYPPMLHLKACARTPKARIMDWMLIVFGTIVGAYTTVQTLRSLFIPRAEGPKFGACE